From Halotia branconii CENA392, the proteins below share one genomic window:
- the devC gene encoding ABC transporter permease DevC codes for MSATTPVAWLQLIHRKPRLLVTITGVTFAVMLMFIQLGFRDGLFEDAVVFHKKIQADLVLLHRDTERFFDMKVFPRRYLYNISAVDEIESVNPFYFSVTNFKNPETFVNRPIAIAGFTPDQPVFNLPEVNQQTEVIKAANTILFDRLSRPEFGPIVESLEKNGEVTTDVSNRQIQVKGLFSLGGGIMTADGVIITSDLTFSEILNHPLEKVQMGVIKVKPGVNPQSIIEKVSKDLPQELKIMTLADYTQLEKDVLAQSTPIGFIFNMGTVIGCVFGGIIVYQILYTQISDSIFIYATFKAIGYGNSYLVKVVLQQAFLMSLIGYIPGFALCMYIYNFVQEATRLPMIMTITRGVMVMLLTIIMCSIAGMLAMNKLRSADPAELFG; via the coding sequence ATGAGTGCTACTACCCCCGTTGCTTGGTTACAACTAATCCATCGTAAACCTCGTTTGTTAGTGACCATTACTGGTGTGACTTTTGCAGTAATGTTGATGTTTATTCAATTGGGTTTTCGAGACGGACTTTTTGAAGATGCTGTGGTGTTTCATAAAAAAATCCAAGCTGATTTAGTATTACTACATCGTGATACAGAGCGTTTTTTTGATATGAAGGTGTTTCCGCGACGCTATCTGTATAACATCTCGGCTGTGGATGAGATAGAGTCGGTTAATCCTTTTTATTTTTCCGTTACTAATTTCAAAAATCCTGAAACTTTTGTCAACAGACCAATTGCGATCGCTGGTTTTACACCCGATCAACCTGTGTTTAACTTACCAGAAGTCAATCAACAAACAGAAGTCATTAAAGCTGCTAACACCATATTATTTGATCGCCTGTCTCGACCTGAATTTGGCCCTATTGTTGAAAGTTTAGAAAAAAACGGCGAAGTAACAACAGATGTATCTAATCGTCAAATTCAAGTGAAAGGATTATTTTCTCTGGGAGGTGGGATAATGACAGCCGATGGTGTGATTATCACTAGTGATTTAACATTTTCGGAAATTTTAAATCACCCATTAGAAAAAGTTCAAATGGGAGTGATTAAAGTTAAACCTGGTGTCAATCCCCAAAGCATAATTGAAAAAGTCTCAAAAGACTTACCTCAAGAGCTAAAAATTATGACTCTAGCAGATTACACCCAACTAGAGAAAGACGTTTTAGCACAGTCCACACCCATTGGATTCATTTTTAATATGGGTACAGTTATTGGTTGTGTATTTGGTGGCATTATTGTTTATCAAATTCTCTACACGCAAATTTCTGATAGCATATTTATTTACGCCACATTTAAAGCTATTGGATATGGAAATTCATACTTAGTCAAGGTGGTTTTACAACAAGCATTTTTAATGTCCTTGATTGGCTATATTCCTGGATTTGCTCTTTGTATGTATATTTATAACTTTGTTCAAGAAGCTACTCGTTTGCCGATGATTATGACTATCACTAGAGGTGTGATGGTGATGTTACTGACAATTATTATGTGTTCTATTGCTGGAATGTTAGCGATGAATAAACTTCGTTCTGCCGATCCAGCCGAACTTTTTGGGTAA